One segment of Candidatus Latescibacterota bacterium DNA contains the following:
- the xseB gene encoding exodeoxyribonuclease VII small subunit codes for MSAKKDQPVEKLGYEEAMADLEAILAELEAEETDLDRLAERVKRASELVRHCRAKIHGAELEVEKVLKELPAQAEARDEAATDDGQDPPF; via the coding sequence ATGAGCGCGAAGAAGGACCAGCCGGTGGAGAAGCTCGGCTACGAGGAGGCGATGGCGGACCTGGAGGCCATCCTCGCCGAGCTGGAGGCCGAGGAGACGGACCTCGACCGCCTCGCCGAGCGCGTCAAGCGGGCCAGCGAGCTGGTGCGTCACTGCCGCGCGAAAATCCACGGCGCCGAGCTGGAGGTGGAAAAGGTCCTGAAGGAACTCCCCGCGCAGGCCGAAGCCAGGGACGAGGCTGCCACCGACGACGGGCAGGATCCGCCCTTCTAA
- the xseA gene encoding exodeoxyribonuclease VII large subunit yields the protein MADEKRQRGLFDDGADTPAPAPARPAPEPPPPPEPAPALTVSAFNERVGSFLKGLFPGRFRIQGFVSGFDRSWARGSHVYFDLLEKDPADESSVLSQASMVLWRGARGRLTRALAELGQSLDDQQVFFEVSLNYYVPRGRLSLVVEDLDLEASLGAQRLDRERLLRLLAAEGLLERNAKLPLAAVPLRLALVTSVESAAYHDFTKELGLAGVAFRLTCIDARVQGSEQEASLRAAFAWIARNAADYDAVVLIRGGGSRSDLAGFDAEPLARDIAACPLPVLTGIGHEIDRAVADEVAHRAFKTPTAVAQFLVQRVEQWLERLETQAEAVQRAAEKQLVVEGRRLEQRARALGDAAGRLLRARRERLGEVAAALPLLARQALRMAGLRLRHARSGLSPARLAAATVGARRRVDASVQRLGLAAGGLVARQGKELAHREERLRLLDPQQVLQRGFSLTRDASGRLLREAAGLKAGDRIVTTLAAGSLESTLSAATPTKGERE from the coding sequence ATGGCGGACGAGAAGCGGCAGCGCGGGCTCTTCGACGACGGCGCGGACACCCCGGCGCCCGCCCCCGCACGCCCTGCCCCCGAGCCGCCGCCGCCCCCCGAGCCCGCTCCCGCGCTGACGGTGAGCGCCTTCAACGAGCGCGTCGGCAGCTTTCTCAAGGGCCTCTTCCCGGGACGCTTCCGCATCCAGGGTTTCGTCAGCGGCTTCGACCGCTCCTGGGCGCGCGGCTCGCACGTCTACTTCGATCTGCTGGAGAAAGATCCCGCCGACGAGAGCAGCGTCCTCTCCCAGGCGAGCATGGTGCTGTGGCGTGGCGCACGGGGACGTCTCACGCGGGCCCTCGCCGAGCTGGGCCAGAGCCTGGACGACCAGCAGGTCTTCTTCGAGGTCTCCCTCAACTATTACGTGCCGCGGGGGCGCCTGTCGCTGGTGGTGGAAGATCTGGACCTCGAGGCCAGCCTCGGCGCCCAGCGGCTGGACCGCGAGCGCCTGCTGCGCCTGCTGGCGGCCGAAGGGTTGCTGGAGCGCAACGCCAAGCTGCCTCTGGCAGCGGTCCCGCTGCGCCTCGCGCTGGTGACGAGCGTGGAGAGCGCGGCCTATCACGACTTCACCAAGGAGCTGGGCCTGGCGGGCGTCGCGTTCCGGCTCACCTGCATCGACGCGCGCGTGCAGGGCAGCGAGCAGGAGGCGTCGCTGCGGGCGGCCTTCGCCTGGATCGCCCGCAACGCGGCGGACTACGACGCCGTGGTGTTGATCCGCGGCGGCGGCTCGCGCAGCGATCTCGCCGGCTTCGACGCCGAGCCGCTCGCGCGGGACATCGCCGCCTGCCCCCTGCCGGTGCTCACGGGCATCGGCCACGAGATCGACCGCGCCGTGGCCGACGAGGTGGCCCACCGCGCCTTCAAGACGCCCACCGCGGTGGCGCAGTTCCTCGTCCAGCGCGTGGAGCAGTGGCTCGAGCGGCTGGAGACGCAGGCCGAGGCGGTGCAGCGCGCGGCCGAGAAGCAGCTCGTTGTGGAGGGCCGCCGCCTCGAGCAGCGCGCCCGCGCTCTGGGCGACGCCGCCGGCCGCCTGCTGCGCGCCCGCCGCGAACGTCTGGGCGAGGTTGCCGCCGCGCTGCCTTTGCTGGCGCGGCAGGCCCTGCGCATGGCCGGCTTGCGGCTTCGCCACGCGCGGAGCGGGCTGTCGCCGGCGCGGCTCGCCGCGGCCACGGTCGGCGCGCGCCGCCGCGTGGACGCCTCCGTGCAGCGCCTGGGGCTGGCGGCGGGCGGACTCGTCGCGCGGCAGGGCAAGGAGCTGGCGCACCGCGAGGAGCGGCTGCGCCTGCTGGATCCGCAGCAGGTGCTGCAGCGCGGATTCAGCCTGACGCGCGACGCGTCGGGCCGCCTGTTGCGCGAGGCCGCCGGACTGAAGGCCGGCGACAGGATCGTCACCACACTGGCCGCGGGCAGCCTGGAGAGCACGCTGAGCGCCGCGACGCCCACGAAAGGAGAGCGCGAATGA
- a CDS encoding 2,3-bisphosphoglycerate-independent phosphoglycerate mutase, producing MRQLKHPATLLILDGWNLGEPSETNAVYLAKTPTLDALFERYPHCMIKTSGRDVGLPVAQMGNSEVGHMNLGAGRVVDQDITRIDKVMEAGALMEQPALATLAAQAKGRTLHLLGLVSDGGVHSSLAHLEELLRELAKSGLRLRLHALMDGRDTPPRAGAGYLRQLQQLLQSLQADGADVAIASVGGRYWGMDRDKRWDRTRRHWDVIVLGEGPQDRDPVEAVQSSYAQDITDEFIEPVVIVDGEGRPLGAMRDDDAVFFFNFRADRARQLTRALTQLDFDGFPRARFPQVHFASMTQYDATLHLPEAFPPISLDGLFADVMAAAGLSNLRLAETEKYAHVTFFFNGGRETPYPGEERILVPSPKVATYDLQPEMSLPEVTARYLEQVNGANFDAHVVNFANCDMVGHTGVIKAAVAAVEAVDRAVKQVVEATLDVGGFLFITADHGNVEKMWDPATHGPHTAHTTTPVPLLLVDPTYNGGLADGRLADVVPSLLQHAGLEPSSAMTGADLRRR from the coding sequence ATGCGCCAGCTCAAGCATCCCGCCACCCTGCTCATCCTCGACGGATGGAACCTCGGCGAGCCCTCGGAGACCAACGCCGTCTACCTGGCGAAGACGCCCACCCTCGACGCGCTCTTCGAACGCTACCCGCATTGCATGATCAAGACCAGCGGACGCGACGTGGGCCTGCCCGTCGCGCAGATGGGCAACTCCGAGGTCGGCCACATGAACCTGGGCGCGGGGCGCGTGGTGGACCAGGACATCACCCGCATCGACAAGGTCATGGAGGCGGGCGCGCTGATGGAGCAGCCCGCCCTCGCGACGCTCGCCGCGCAGGCGAAGGGGCGCACGCTGCACCTGCTGGGCCTGGTGTCGGACGGGGGCGTCCACAGCTCGCTCGCCCATCTGGAGGAGCTGCTGCGCGAGCTGGCGAAGTCCGGCCTGCGGCTGCGTCTGCACGCGCTGATGGACGGCCGCGACACCCCGCCGCGCGCCGGGGCGGGCTACCTGCGGCAGCTGCAGCAGCTGCTGCAGTCGCTGCAGGCGGACGGCGCCGACGTGGCCATCGCCAGCGTGGGCGGCCGCTACTGGGGCATGGACCGCGACAAGCGCTGGGATCGCACGCGGCGGCACTGGGACGTGATCGTCCTCGGCGAGGGGCCGCAGGACCGCGATCCGGTGGAGGCCGTGCAGAGCAGCTACGCGCAGGACATCACCGACGAGTTCATCGAGCCCGTGGTCATTGTCGATGGCGAGGGCCGGCCGCTGGGCGCCATGCGGGATGATGACGCCGTCTTCTTCTTCAACTTCCGCGCGGATCGCGCGCGCCAGCTCACGCGCGCCCTCACGCAGCTGGACTTCGACGGCTTCCCGCGCGCGCGCTTCCCGCAGGTCCACTTCGCGTCGATGACCCAGTACGACGCCACGCTGCACCTGCCCGAGGCGTTTCCGCCCATCAGCCTCGACGGCCTCTTCGCCGACGTGATGGCCGCCGCCGGCCTCAGCAACCTGCGCCTGGCCGAGACGGAGAAGTACGCGCACGTGACCTTCTTCTTCAACGGTGGCCGCGAGACGCCCTACCCGGGCGAGGAGCGCATCCTGGTGCCCAGCCCCAAGGTGGCCACCTACGATCTGCAGCCGGAGATGAGCCTGCCCGAAGTCACGGCGCGCTACCTCGAACAGGTTAATGGGGCTAACTTCGACGCGCACGTCGTGAACTTCGCCAACTGCGACATGGTGGGGCACACGGGCGTCATCAAGGCGGCGGTGGCGGCCGTCGAGGCGGTGGACCGCGCGGTGAAGCAGGTGGTGGAGGCCACGCTCGACGTCGGCGGCTTCCTGTTCATCACCGCCGACCACGGCAACGTGGAGAAGATGTGGGACCCCGCGACCCACGGACCGCACACCGCACACACCACGACGCCGGTACCGCTGCTCCTGGTCGACCCGACCTATAATGGAGGGCTGGCGGACGGTCGACTGGCGGATGTCGTGCCCAGCCTGCTCCAGCACGCCGGGCTCGAGCCGTCGTCCGCGATGACCGGCGCGGACCTCCGGCGGCGTTGA